GAGAAAAAAGGACAGACAATACATGCATAGTTATTCCTCTACTGCCCATGTtgactgttttcctttcaggaGTTGTATCAGAAGTggttttgagaaggaaaaaaaatcagctgcaaGGAATAGGAGAGTGTGGCAAGTGTATGGAGGTGGTCAAGACAAAGCTTGCAGAGAAGAGAGTTGAGGTTGGCACTGGCAAAAGAGCAGATGAGTGCAAATAGAGTTACCTGTGCAGGTAAAGGTGCCTAAAAGTGAAGATACAGATCCACAAAATAGTAATATGAGGGTCAATTTTAATATGgaagaaagggaacaaaaagaaaggTACAGAAGGGAGGTGACAAGATAAAAATAGCAGGTAAAATAGCATTTGAAGAGTAGGTCTTTTGGGGAGGGAAACTGGTTGATGGATGCAGTCTTCAAGGCTAGTATGAACTCACTCCAAAGCACTGGCTGCTTACACAGAGCAAAAAGCTTCAGGATATGGCCTGGACACATATAAGACAGAGTAAAATCTGACAGACTTGAACAGCCACAATCATGGGAATTCTGATAACAGTGCTGAGATAGGGGGAGAAAACAGGGGCTTGCTCTAGTAGGATCACAACAATTTAGGGATTAAACAGTCAGAAACACAAAGGCAGGATAGGGAGTCAGGTCTGTAATGAAAGACAACTTCGCAAGGGGACCATTAGTGAAAATAAGGCTCTGAGGATGCAAGATGGTTTAGAGAGGCTATGGAAAACGGATGTAGTCTGAAGACCTTGGATACATCACTAAGAGCTTGCTGGGAAGAGCTTGTATTGCACAACATAGTGTGGCTGGGCCAGATCCAGGATAAGTGTGAAGGGGACTTGCCATGGACAAGTAAAGAAATGTCTCCAAACCTTTTGTAAAAGCAGCAAACACttaacataagaaaaaaaaatgttgtcaaCCAATGGTGCCAGACCAGCAAAAGTTTTTATTCTTATGAGAAGATAGGTGACTTCTGATCAAGTTAAACTGTTTTAAGTAACCAGTCCTCTATATTGTTCTTTACTTTGATTGTGAGCATGGGCAAAACATATATCTTCATTAGTCTAGTGGCATTTGTTGGAAAACACAGCTCTGTGTTTAGCTAATGACTTAATTAGAAAAGCAGTAGTCAGTTGGCAGTGAATGGTGAGTCTTTATTTAACAGGGAAGCACGGAAATTAGCCATCcatctgttttttcctgttaattacctctaaatattaaaattgaaTACAGCCTTCAACCTGATTGGTAGTTTGAGTGGTAATAGTGGAGTTCAGATACTAAAAGGAAGACATCAGAAGAAATGAAGATGATGCAGCACCTGTATTTTACAACTTTTGTACATATTGCTGAAGCACTTTTACCTACCTAGGACAGCTGCTGTGGAGGTCATGTTCACCATTTCTGGCCCTTCAGCCATACTTACCGCTTTAAATGAGCATCAGTCTTGGCAGCAGAGTTAAGTGAGCCCTTACTTTTCCACAAGAAACATGACTGCACACCACatagcagcagcagtgccaagcTGTGGGGTTGGTGCCACTTGGAGGTTTGTTTTTAgtaggggggttggactagtTGGCTTCCAGAGAactcttccaacctaaattattctgtgtGCCCTTAGGAGCAGCAGTCAGAGCTGGCAGCTTATCTCATTTTGTTGGTTTTCCACTCTGAAACACCTTTCACCAGCATTGCCACTCccacctctttctttcttctgtcaAAGACCCTTGTGCAGCCCACAGCTGAACCTTAGCCCCAGTGACAGCCCAAGGAAGCTGGCTGGGGTATAGCTTCTGCCTCATCTTAGCTGAGTGCCTTGGGTTGGCTCAGACTGTCTGCTGGGGCAGTCTTGCATATTTACTCTTCCCTTTCTGATCATTATTGCAGCTAGGCACCCTTGTAGAAGAGCAGGAAATGACTCAAGAGACACCAAAACCTACTCTCTTCTAGCCACAACTGCTCATATGTCCTGTCTTCCCTGTCATATTCACCTTGTTTCAGGAAATTATGCCCAATCCTTTTCTTTGATAATCATTTCCATTGAGcttgctgaaagaaaaaataaaattattctacAGCACTTCTTAACAAtactacattttattttaattcccagctatttttttttccttaacagcATAGGTACTCTGGGGAGCTGCTTTGGAAGCTTTATAGATAGGCAGGATAAGAACATACTTCAATCAACAGTTTCCACCTCCAACAagctgcaaaaaggaaaaaccatACGGGATCTCTGTGCTTCCTCACTAAAAAACATTGTCAGTGACTGAGattaatttttccctctttttagGTATTAATGTTAGCTAGAAAAGATTTCCAGTTGTTTAAGTCAGTGGGGTAAGATCAATCAATACATGGGGTTGTTCACTACAAGGCCCAGGTGAAGTGTGGCACAAGTGAATAATATCATTCCAGAACCGGCCAAAATACAAGGTCTGAAGAAATAAGGTTAGTGGTATTAAACGTGTGACCAGTCAGATGTGCAATTAGTTTCACAAGTGTGACACTTGCTAGCTGCATCCTCTCAATTCCCAAACAAACTGCAGAGGTGTCTGCCCAACTCTTTTCGGATAAATCTGGAATATTATATGAAGACAGTCACCTAAATAATTGCTTTGGAATAAAAAATGAGATTAATTTTCGGATGCAATGAACTGaactttgctttctgttttggGAGTGTATTCCTGAAGAAAGGAATAGTTTATTCTGCTATAGCCCAAAGTGGAAATGGTGGTAATTTTCCTTCTAAGTGGCTGTTACAGAATGCCATTTAAAGTAAAGATTTGTTGTTTAGCTGTCATGATCATGAAgtgtttattaatttttgaaTATGTATTTATGGGGTTCAGTTTTACAGTGCATGACAATTTAGATGTTTGATTCTTAAATGGAAAAAGTATAAAAGTGAATACCGTTGTTTGCTTCTTGAATCATTGATTACAAAAATGTCTTAAACATCAGTATCTAATAGTAATATCTCTTTTGTTGtttcatttctaaaaaaatcttttcctttgtagaataaatttatttcaaacCCTTTACCATGAATAACActagagattaaaaaaacagcATAATGAATTACAGGCTGACAATAAGTCAAGCAAATAGGCAAAcacaaaaatcccttttatcAAGGGAAATGGTGACAAAGTCAAATTATTTTGCTCAATTTTAAGGCTAGGAGTCATGTCAGCATCATCATCTCCCAGTATTTTTATGTATGTTCCCGACACCTGATAAGCTTTCTAAAGGCCAGCTTGAAATCCTCGTTGAAGCTCGTGTACAGCAAAGGGTTGATGAGGGAGTTGACATATCCGAGCCAGGTCAAGAAGTCCGCTACTTCTGGGGAGACAGTGCAAATGTGGAGGCCCACAAGCAGTTCCTTGATGAAAAAGGGCAACCAGGACAAAATGAAAGCACCTAAAATCAGCCCCAAAATGCGAGCAGCCTTTCGTTCCCGTGTCGTGGAGATCTGCTGCCGGTCGCCAGCCAGGTCCAAGTCATTCTCGAAAGGTGGGATCCTCACGGATGCGTTGATTTTATCAAACTCCGTGGTCGGGTCAGACGTGGAAAAGTCCGAGACGCAGAACGTCTGTGTGAGCTTGCAGCTGGCAAAAGAGTTTTGGCTGTCTGTGCTCCTGTTGCTGAGGTGGCGGCTTGAACCCCGCTTTTGGTAAAGGCTCTTTGCAGCGTGGTAAATTCTGTAGTACAGGATCAGGATCAAAGTCAAGGGTATGTAAAATGCCCCAAATGTGGAATAAATAGTGTAGATTACATGATCGTGCTGAATGCGACACTCGCTGGGAATATTGATGCTGTGGTGATTTCTCCAAAACAAAGGGGGCATTGATATGAAAATGGAGATAGCCCACACGGTGACTATCATCAGCCCAGCTCTCTTTGCCGTTCTTTTCCTGGCGTATTCGATAGCGTCTGTGATTGCCCAGTACCTGTCCAATGCAATGACACACAGATGAAGGATTGAACATGTGCAACAGGTCATGTCGACGCTAAGCCAGATCTCACAGATGAAGTATCCCAAAGTCCATTTATCTATCATTATGTAAGTGATGCTCAAGGGCATGACGAGAACAGCAACAAGGAGATCTGTCACAGCTAGTGAACATATGAGATAATTTGCCGGCTGGTGGAGCTTCTTGGTTGTGGAGATTGCTGCAATTACAGCAGAATTCAGCAGCATAGTCAAGGTTGTGATTGTGGCCAAGGTCAGGGTAACAAGCATCTTTTCAGTTACTGTTTTTGGCTTTGCAGCCCCACTGGCTTCAGTGGTGCAATTTGTGAAATTCATTTTCTCCTCCAGGATGCAAGAAGGTGCTGCTTCAGGTAATGAAGGGTTGCAGGTTCAGAAGTCATCCATTTAGAGAGATGTTCCaggtgcaatttttttttataatcccATATTcaacaaagcagcaaaaagcTTCCAGGTTTCCTCCTATTCATTGTTTTCCTAGAAGATAAAATCACATCTATTAGTCAATCAAGGATAATCCCACCTTTTGGTACAGAGTTCTACATTTCTAACATTACTATCTCAAATAAAATGTTGGTGtggttttccttcttctcttttcacttgccttttctccccccttttctctGCATTCAtggttctcttttttccttctccaaaggGCACTTCGGGCCAGATTTCCTGATGATATGAAATGGTTATTCCTTCTTTGGTTTTGGAGATTTTACTTAAAGTGGGAGGTCCCTTCTCACAAACATGTCTGTAATCTTTGTGAATTATTGATACCAGGAGCTAGTCTTTTTCCTGCTTGTTAAAATACATTCCAGCAGATGAAGAGCTGAGGAAATTTGCCTTTTCACTTCAATTGCTGTATGAGAGTCATCAATTACTTCTATGTATCACCTTTGAAAACGAGCAGCAGAGGCATGCCGGCATTTCACAGTTTTCCATTCTGCTTTTTCATATCCATGTCtgtattaatatatttgaaactGTGCTTAAAAATTTCTCAGGTTACCTTTATCATGCAGGTTTCAAACAATGTTTAAAACTTTATGGAGAATGCTTAGTTTTACACATCACATTAGTGTTGCTAGGAGCTTATATAGTTTTGTCTAATTATTCCTGACATTCCACATAGCTCACTGTGAGCATCTTTAAAGAAGACAGACAAAAAGATTTTGCCATTGCTTTGAGATTTCTATCTAATTGTGCTCCCTGTCAAGGAACCCAGTGTGATGCAAGGTatgaataataattaaaaaaaaccccaacgtTTAATGCTGTTTCAGGATTTCAGATGTCTTTTCCATACATCCCAAATGCTGATTGAAGCCATTTAGCAGTCCATGAGATGCAACTTGGGATAtgctctggggctttgcttACTCATTTGTAATTTACCTTGCAGAAAGGATGTAGAAAACTGAAAGTCTGAATCTTTTCccatgaaaataaacagaaagattCCTTCCCCTGTGATGCCTTAAAGTCCTTTTAGTTTTTTggtatttctaatttttataagtctTATAAGTAGTTATACAGgagaagtagattttagaaacAGCAGCACGTACTCCTTtaccctttccctttcccttacCATAGCAATTACACAGATTCTtaaccctattaccccattccatgctccccatatcaaatATCCCCTGAATTCcattagaaatgtttagtctcttgtcaaggtaGGCCTGttctgtttagagaacacttgtACTCTGGCCTAAACCGCAAGATACAGCCAAGAACTGGGTGAATGTGTGCCCTCTGTGCTCCGAGGAAGACTAGGGGGACAAAGtaggtggtcccaaaaagaccccagCCTCAATTCCCCAGGTGTGGACTgggggtggaccagggcaaaagccagaGGGTGGGAAAACCTCGGACTGGACAAACAGTGTTATAAATTGTAATCACCTGAGGCAGAGGCCATGTGCGCATCTTGTAACCCCATGCCTTGGAGGCATgaattaaatccttttcttatctcacctctaATTAAATTGCTTTGGAGTTTCATCACCTGGCTTCTTTTATCAAAGAGTAAGAAGGCTTCTACACTGGTTGTACAGGCTCCCTCAACAGGCAGGGGAATAAGATAGCGGCTGCCAGAAATACACTCGTCCCCTCTCAAGACAAGTCTTTAGGGCAGATGTTATGAATCATGTCCTGGAAATGCTGATTGTCTCTATTTTGACTACAAGTGGCTCCTCCACAGTTGCATTTAGAATACATGCCAGATTTTTAGATGGCTAAATTTGAAAGGTAAAACCCATTCTCACTGACACCAGTGGGACTTGGATTAGGCTCTGAGAGAGAGTTTGAACGTGGAAGCTAATAAGGAATTAAGAAATTGAATGAGAAATTATGAATTTAAAGCTAGTCAACTGCTTAGCTCTGTACATATGCTCTTATTCAGAAATTGGAGTGCCATCTTCAGAATGAGCTGAATGAGGAACAATCAAAAATAGAAACTTTAGAAAAAACTGCTATTCGTGGATAGGCTCTAGGAAAGctgatttgtatttttatagacTCTGGATTAGCAAAATGTCAGTTTTAAATTCTGCCCAAGGAACAGCAAAACCACCTTCCCCTAAGGCAGAATCCACTCTTAAGAAACTGCTttaaactgctttaaaatatgAATACCCTCGGAGAAAATATCAAGCCTGCTTATTAAAAAATGACTGGAGAAGTCAGATGGAAATCCATCCATCAGTCTTCAGGACTGGAAATGGCAATTTGACTGTTTAGGCCTAAAGTCAAAACTTCAGCTCAAACATTTTCATAAATTGTTCATGGGAGTCTTCTCTGTCAAGCCAGATCCTGATTTATTTAGTTTGCACCCTTACTATGTCTGATGCTTTGACCAGAGGATAAGGGTTTTCTCTACTTCCCTAAACTCCTGGAGAACAGACTAGAAGCAATTGTAATTAATAAACTTTCCTCAGCATTATCACTTAACGAGTGTAACCCATCCACAAGCACACTGGTCTAAAGACACCTGAAGACACCATGGGATTCTCATGTCTTCCACAACCACTTACTGAGCCAGTCCACCCACAGGAGAGCTCGTGATGCTTCTTGATGTAAgcagcatttctttttcctgtccttCACTTCTCTAGGGGCTCTGAAGTTTCATGGTCCTGGCACATCTCCCCATGCTGTGTGTTCCCCACCATTTTCTCTGCTGAGCACTGTCTATATGCATCTTTAATCCAGTAGGAGCTGAATTgctgtggttcttccccaggatAGCCTTTCCCACTGATGCATCCCAAGGGAAATCCTTTCTAAGCTCTATCTGTTCTCTGTACCACAAGGATACTCcgaaaaataaattctttctttccttaattAACCTGTCTTTAAACAAACTTAATCAGACCAAGCACCAGGTTTCCTTTAGGACAAAGGATACTGCTGATGAAATGGGGGAGTTTGGTTGTTTAAATCTGCACACTGCTCAGTGGGgccagcatttttttccttggaaaatcaCTGCAATAATTGAAGAcagggaaaaatataaacaaaacatCACCCTTGCAGAACACCAGCCTACAGGTACCTCAGATCATGCAAGGCCATCGGTTTGTGGTCAAAACCCATCACTGGGGAATTAATTCAGTTTTAATTCCCAAGCTCCTTATAGGAAATGAGCCCTTAGCAATTCAAATAACATAAATACTACATACAAGAATGGTATTAAGCCAATATTAAGAAAGTATATTTAAATGCTGAAAagtcatttcagtttttaaggGATGAAGGTTTCTTCTACAGCTTAAGTATCTGCCTCTTGTCCTCACTTCATGAGGATACACACTGGCATTATAACTAGTCAGTTATAATTAGTTGACTGTAGGCTTTGTGGCTCCTTTCACCTGCTCTTCCACCCTGGCTGCTCCTCTTTCCAGGCCATCCTTATTTCTATATGATCTGATTCCAACTCCTGCCTTACAGAATGCACAGGGTCCCATAGCCCCGGCTGTTCGCCTCCCAGCTCacctcctgtgctggagcagcctcaagatcccttgacctgctgctgCCAACTCACCCACTACTTCTAGGGGCTCGGCCAGGGCTCGTGTCGAGTCTCCCACAGTGCCTgtgtcccagcctttccctcattgTCCTTGCTTGTCCAACTGTTCTCTCTCTACTTTTGAGTCAGATGGTGCCTATGTGGAGTATTTTGGCCCAGAAAAGAGATGGGGTTTTAAAATGGGAAGTGATTTACCAGGAGATGTCAACGACTGACCTTGCTTATTAATACAGGGCAGGATTGAAATGCTACTTATCAttaatctttaaaaatgcaGGTGTGTTTGTGGTCATACCACATGTGTTAACAAGGAGAATCTTACTATCTCTAGTCAAGAATAGCTGGTTTCCAGCATTTCTATCACTTGTGTACAATTGCTATATATAGTATTGCTATCACTATAGTAATTGATTGTGGTTTTCTAAATGACAtcttggaagggacattaacAACAGTTATTTAAAGTACTCTCATGAAAAGCACTGCCATGTTTATGTTTTGCAGTTGTGTTCCTTTAGGCTGTCAGTCATTTCCTACAGAGAGGATTTTACACACACAGATTAATTTCCCGCATTTGGTGAGAGAAACTCATCTGGGTTACTCCAAATGGGAATCAATCAATCAGGTTTCATATTAGATGATTATTGTTAATGGCGTTGAGTGCTGtctaggaggaaaaaaggggaaagaggtTGATTAATTGTCCCTTAAAAGCAACTGGACAATTTTAAGCTGCGAGATGGCAATGTCCATGTCTGCTCCTGCCAAAAAATATCTCCCACTTTTCCACAGAGGACCATGGTGTAGCAGCATAATCCGAATTTCTGCTGGACACACTGACTCCCACTCCTTGGCTACTGAACTTTTCACCATTTCATAAGAGAATAACATCACTTGCAGAGAACAAGTGGAACTGGTACTGCACGTGTATGTGCAGCACAGGTTAGTTTCTTTACATCCATGGTTCTACATTTTCTCTAAACAATTATGGCACTATACAACTGCTACATCTTTGTCCCCTTGACAGCAATAAACCAATTTGACTTTGTTAAAGTCTGAATTGGTCTGAGAGCTTTACAATTTCAATATTTCCACGATTGTAGCTGCGAAGGACAAGAATCTGTGGCATGATTTGTGAGACAGTTTATGGAAAATATAACTTAGCACATTTATGATAATGCTAATATTTCAAACTATGGATAGACGCTAAACTTCCAATGCTCTTCCTTATTATCTCAGAGAGGTTGTCTCTTCCAAGTTCTGAAATTCAGGCCTTCACGTCAAATTTATTTTGCAAGATCTTGCAATTTTCTAGATCATCCTGCTTTTGTAAAGTCAACAAatcttcttggacttcatgGTTTCTTCGTAGTCAAATGATAGAGCTGAGTTTAACTGAAGATTATAAATTTCCAAATACTTTGTACTGTACTCTGGCATGCTGGTGTTGCTTTGGGTTTCTGAggagctcagtgctgctgcagaggtcatGTTATGGCACTAGTCTTAGGTGGCTACAATTTATGTAGGAATGGCTGGGGTTTGCAGGTGGTTGAGATGGAGTTATATGGGAAGTGGTCGAAATTCACAGAAAAGTAGAGGGGAGCACTGGGGACATTTTGGGAGCACAGCCTTGCCAGACCCACAGCACCTTAGCTGCTGCAACAATAATTGCATATAAAACTTGTGGGAGTAAGTTAAGCCAGCAGCACGTGCATTCAGTTAATTAGAACCAAAAGGGAGTGTTTCGGCCTTGGAGCTGAGAAGGAGTGTGTGAATCAAAACACTGAGTTTGCAAAAAGTCCTGGGAATTCTAGTTAACTGAATGACAACACCAGGTGCTGTTTAGCAAAGAACCCTAATAAAGGGGAAACTCGGAGAGAGCTCTGTGGAGAATTCTGAATCACGGTGTGTGCAGCCTCAATTCTTCATCATCTGTAAAGCTGAGCTTGCTTACATTAACTGTGTCATAAATTCCAGATTTATGACAACCAGGACTGATAGGGAGAAGGTAATTTGGTCAGGGTTGTCTATCTGGGAAGAGGCTGAGATGGAGAAAGGGAGGGTCAAGGCTGAAAAGAAGGATGAAAAGTGGAAGAAGGGTAACAAGTCAAAAAGGGAGTAAGTGTTGCTCACCCACAGCCAAAATCAGGGCAATAACTCAATCTGTTGTCCAGACAGACACATGAGTCAAACTCGAGATCATGGTTGGGTGGGACAGGGGCTTTTCCCCATGCTGGCTGGCATAGGGACCCAGGGGAGAGAAGGATGCAGCACCCTGGTGGTGTTGCTTCAATGCCTCCACCAGGCCTGATGGCTTTGGTAGCAACCCATCATCTCCTCAGGGTAACAAGGTAAGTCCATGTCCTCTTGCCTGTGCAAGAGCAAAACTAAGTGCTCCTGCAGgccagctgtgtgtgtgtgtgtgtgtgtgcagtaaCCCTCATGGCTCTGCTTATTTTCCATTGAAAACTAAATGCTGTCTATGGGGTTGCTAAAATGACAAGCTGTGAAGCGGTGCTTAGGCACTGTTGTTTCTGGCCCTGGATCTGATCTTCTATTGCTCTCCATCTCTTTTGCTGAAGAGCCCAGGACAAATGCCAGAGTGACCATGACATTTTAACTCTCTCAACATCATAAGGTGGATCTCTCCTTGCTTGTCAGGGAGGCTTAACCTTCTTTCCCAGTGGACACTGCCAGCCCGGAGGGTTCCCTTCCCAGTTTAGAAGCCTGAGAGAAAATTGGTGGGAAAGGGGAGGTGCTGCCGCCCAAAAACCCTGG
This DNA window, taken from Pseudopipra pipra isolate bDixPip1 chromosome 3, bDixPip1.hap1, whole genome shotgun sequence, encodes the following:
- the HTR1E gene encoding 5-hydroxytryptamine receptor 1E, whose product is MNFTNCTTEASGAAKPKTVTEKMLVTLTLATITTLTMLLNSAVIAAISTTKKLHQPANYLICSLAVTDLLVAVLVMPLSITYIMIDKWTLGYFICEIWLSVDMTCCTCSILHLCVIALDRYWAITDAIEYARKRTAKRAGLMIVTVWAISIFISMPPLFWRNHHSINIPSECRIQHDHVIYTIYSTFGAFYIPLTLILILYYRIYHAAKSLYQKRGSSRHLSNRSTDSQNSFASCKLTQTFCVSDFSTSDPTTEFDKINASVRIPPFENDLDLAGDRQQISTTRERKAARILGLILGAFILSWLPFFIKELLVGLHICTVSPEVADFLTWLGYVNSLINPLLYTSFNEDFKLAFRKLIRCREHT